In Streptomyces sclerotialus, one genomic interval encodes:
- the tyrS gene encoding tyrosine--tRNA ligase: MTRLGESVARASSLLSADLSADATVAELLKETGSRRYLDLTDLPAKEQAELIASRTVEVLPGVDQLAERIEERRAAGKGLHIKLGIDPTATDVHLGHAVPLIILSRFQRLGHDVTLIIGDFTAKIGDPSGRTAERPPLTDEDIAHNLASYREQVRPFFDFEKVSFRQNSEWLAPYTFPELLSLLSKVPASQLLQREDFRTRLAAGSGLTMTEMLYPIAQGLDSVALECDVELGGADQLLNLQMGRKLMELKGQQPQLVVTMPLIEGTDGTGAKMSKSKGNYVGLNAPADDVFGKIMSVPDRLMEPYLKAWTEWTDEEIAQALTRIEAKTLHPMDLKKILAGEVVTALYGIEAAMTARAGFVAQFSKKSFADVGTLPSVDLAEHGAETVATVLTKVLEFTQSASAARRLAKQNALRLVIEAESGQETVVLAEADAIRPLSEVLAEKLAATPGTPYLKAGRKLAQLQGDA, translated from the coding sequence ATGACACGCCTCGGCGAATCCGTCGCCCGCGCCAGCTCGCTGCTCTCCGCAGACCTCTCCGCCGACGCCACCGTCGCGGAGCTGCTGAAGGAGACCGGCTCGCGGCGCTATCTCGACCTGACGGACCTGCCGGCCAAGGAGCAGGCCGAGCTGATCGCCTCCCGTACGGTCGAGGTGCTGCCGGGCGTGGACCAGCTCGCCGAGCGCATCGAGGAGCGCAGGGCGGCCGGCAAGGGTCTGCACATCAAGCTGGGCATCGACCCGACGGCGACCGACGTGCACCTGGGGCACGCGGTCCCGCTGATCATCCTCAGCCGCTTCCAGCGGCTCGGCCACGACGTCACGCTGATCATCGGCGACTTCACGGCCAAGATCGGCGACCCCTCGGGCCGCACGGCCGAGCGCCCGCCGCTGACCGACGAGGACATCGCGCACAACCTGGCGAGCTACCGCGAGCAGGTCCGGCCGTTCTTCGACTTCGAGAAGGTCAGCTTCCGGCAGAACAGCGAGTGGCTGGCGCCGTACACCTTCCCGGAGCTGCTGAGCCTGCTCTCCAAGGTGCCGGCCTCCCAGCTGCTCCAGCGCGAGGACTTCCGTACCCGCCTGGCCGCGGGCTCGGGCCTGACCATGACGGAGATGCTGTACCCGATCGCGCAGGGCCTGGACTCCGTGGCGCTGGAGTGCGACGTGGAGCTCGGCGGCGCCGACCAGCTGCTGAACCTCCAGATGGGCCGCAAGCTCATGGAGCTCAAGGGGCAGCAGCCGCAGCTGGTCGTCACCATGCCGCTGATCGAGGGCACCGACGGCACGGGCGCGAAGATGTCCAAGTCCAAGGGCAACTACGTCGGCCTCAACGCCCCCGCCGACGACGTCTTCGGCAAGATCATGTCGGTCCCGGACCGGCTGATGGAGCCGTACCTCAAGGCGTGGACCGAGTGGACGGACGAGGAGATCGCCCAGGCGCTCACCCGCATCGAGGCGAAGACCCTGCACCCGATGGACCTGAAGAAGATCCTCGCGGGTGAGGTCGTGACCGCGCTGTACGGCATCGAGGCGGCCATGACGGCCCGCGCCGGGTTCGTCGCGCAGTTCTCCAAGAAGTCCTTCGCCGACGTCGGCACGCTGCCGTCGGTGGACCTCGCCGAGCACGGCGCGGAGACGGTGGCCACGGTGCTGACCAAGGTGCTGGAGTTCACGCAGAGCGCCTCGGCGGCCCGCCGGCTGGCCAAGCAGAACGCCCTCCGGCTGGTCATCGAGGCCGAGTCGGGCCAGGAGACCGTGGTGCTGGCCGAGGCCGACGCCATCCGCCCGCTGTCCGAGGTGCTGGCGGAGAAGCTGGCCGCCACGCCCGGCACGCCCTACCTCAAGGCGGGCCGCAAGCTGGCCCAGCTGCAGGGCGACGCCTGA
- a CDS encoding GlsB/YeaQ/YmgE family stress response membrane protein: MNWLWAIILGLVLGVIARALIPGKQAIPLWLTVIFGMLGSVLGNWAATGIGVEDTKGIDWTRHLLQLIGAVIVVGVGSRLWAMVRGRTHRQQRV; encoded by the coding sequence ATGAATTGGTTGTGGGCCATCATCCTGGGTCTGGTCCTGGGTGTGATCGCGAGGGCGCTCATCCCCGGGAAGCAGGCGATTCCGCTCTGGCTGACGGTGATCTTCGGCATGCTCGGCAGCGTGCTGGGCAACTGGGCGGCCACCGGAATCGGAGTCGAGGACACCAAGGGCATCGACTGGACCCGGCATCTGCTGCAGCTGATCGGCGCGGTGATCGTCGTCGGCGTGGGCAGCCGGCTGTGGGCCATGGTGCGCGGGAGGACACACCGGCAACAGCGGGTCTGA
- a CDS encoding DUF3099 domain-containing protein, translating to MRKQSSAQTFRITGARQGLTEDVRGRQRRYVISMSVRTVAVVLTAVLWNVERHVAIITLIAGLVLPYIAVVIANAGRENVTSLPSSFIAAPSRPMLTARSGDTPAEPSPEAGRTDSAEHRGEHG from the coding sequence ATGCGGAAGCAGAGCAGTGCCCAGACCTTCCGGATCACGGGAGCCCGCCAGGGGCTGACCGAGGACGTCCGTGGGCGGCAGCGACGCTATGTGATCTCGATGTCCGTACGGACGGTGGCGGTGGTCCTCACCGCCGTGCTCTGGAACGTCGAGCGCCACGTCGCCATTATCACCCTGATCGCGGGTCTGGTACTGCCCTACATCGCGGTCGTCATCGCCAACGCGGGCCGGGAGAACGTCACTTCGCTCCCGTCGAGCTTCATCGCGGCCCCGTCGCGGCCGATGCTGACCGCTCGATCGGGTGATACTCCGGCGGAACCGTCGCCGGAAGCAGGGCGGACGGACTCCGCCGAACACCGCGGTGAGCACGGCTGA
- the moaA gene encoding GTP 3',8-cyclase MoaA produces MLIDTYGRVATDLRVSLTDRCNLRCTYCMPEEGLQWLAKPDLLTDDEIVRLIRIAVTDLGIEEVRFTGGEPLLRPGLVGIVERVASLEKRPKMSLTTNGIGLERTATALRDAGLDRVNVSLDTLRPDVFQTLTRRKRHADVLRGLAAARAAGLTPVKVNSVLMPGLNDDEAPDLLAWAVENEYELRFIEQMPLDAQHGWKREGMITAGDILASLRTRFELTPEGQDERGSAPAERWLVDGGPHRVGVIASVTRPFCRACDRTRLTADGQVRTCLFATEETDLRAALRSDAPDAEIARIWQGAMWGKKAGSGLDDPSFLQPERPMSAIGG; encoded by the coding sequence GTGCTCATCGACACATACGGGCGAGTAGCCACCGACCTGCGGGTTTCGCTGACCGACCGGTGCAACCTGCGGTGCACGTACTGCATGCCCGAAGAGGGCCTGCAGTGGCTCGCCAAGCCCGACCTGCTCACGGACGACGAGATCGTCCGCCTCATCCGCATCGCCGTCACGGACCTCGGCATCGAAGAGGTCAGGTTCACCGGCGGCGAGCCACTGCTCCGCCCCGGCCTCGTCGGCATCGTCGAGCGCGTCGCCTCGCTGGAGAAGCGCCCCAAGATGTCGCTGACGACCAACGGCATCGGCCTGGAGCGCACCGCCACCGCGCTGCGCGACGCGGGCCTGGACCGGGTCAACGTCTCCCTGGACACCCTGCGCCCGGACGTCTTCCAGACCCTGACCCGCCGCAAGCGCCACGCCGACGTGCTGCGCGGGCTGGCGGCAGCCCGCGCAGCCGGCCTCACCCCGGTCAAGGTCAACTCCGTCCTGATGCCGGGGCTCAACGACGACGAGGCACCCGACCTCCTCGCCTGGGCGGTGGAGAACGAGTACGAGCTCCGCTTCATCGAGCAGATGCCGCTCGACGCCCAGCACGGCTGGAAGCGCGAGGGCATGATCACCGCGGGCGACATCCTCGCGTCGCTGCGCACCCGCTTCGAGCTGACCCCCGAGGGCCAGGACGAGCGCGGCTCCGCGCCCGCCGAGCGCTGGCTCGTCGACGGCGGCCCGCACCGGGTCGGCGTCATCGCCTCGGTCACCCGCCCGTTCTGCCGCGCCTGCGACCGCACCCGGCTGACCGCCGACGGCCAGGTGCGCACCTGCCTGTTCGCCACGGAGGAGACCGACCTGCGGGCGGCGCTGCGCTCGGACGCGCCGGACGCGGAGATCGCGCGGATATGGCAGGGCGCGATGTGGGGCAAGAAGGCGGGCTCGGGCCTGGACGACCCGAGCTTCCTGCAGCCGGAGCGGCCGATGTCGGCGATCGGCGGCTGA
- a CDS encoding solute symporter family protein: MSLTYQLAAGTPALAAEGAGQHRALIITIFALFVAATLAITVWAGRQTKGAEDFYAGGRQFSGFQNGLAISGDYMSAASFLGIAGAIALFGYDGFLYSIGFLVAWLVALLLVAEPLRNSGRFTMGDVLAYRMRQRPVRTAAGVSTIVVSIFYLLAQMAGAGALVTLLLGITSEAGKMLVVVLVGIVMILYVSIGGMKGTTWVQMVKAVLLIAGTLLITFLVMLKFNFNISELLGRAAEESGKGAAFLEPGLKYGATATSKIDFISLGIALVLGTAGLPHILIRFYTVPTAKAARKSVNWAIGIIGVFYLMTIALGFGAAALVGPKTITESNPAGNTAATLLAQEIGGGADSTGGAILLAVISAVAFATILAVVAGLTLASSSSFAHDLYVNVIKKGKASEKEEVRAARWATVGIGAVAIVLGVFARGLNVAGLVALAFAVAASANLPTILYSLFWKRFTTSGALWSIYGGLISSVLLVLFSPVVSGKETSMFPGADFAVFPLENPGLISIPLGFLLGWLGSLLSKEEPDVKKYAELEVRSLTGTGAH, from the coding sequence ATGAGCCTCACGTACCAGCTCGCCGCCGGGACCCCGGCGCTGGCCGCCGAGGGCGCGGGCCAGCACCGCGCGCTGATCATCACGATCTTCGCGCTGTTCGTCGCCGCCACCCTGGCCATCACCGTGTGGGCCGGGCGGCAGACCAAGGGCGCCGAGGACTTCTACGCCGGCGGCCGGCAGTTCTCCGGCTTCCAGAACGGCCTGGCGATCTCCGGCGACTACATGTCCGCCGCGTCCTTCCTCGGCATCGCGGGCGCCATCGCCCTCTTCGGCTACGACGGCTTCCTGTACTCCATCGGCTTCCTCGTCGCCTGGCTGGTCGCGCTGCTGCTGGTCGCCGAGCCGCTGCGCAACTCCGGCCGCTTCACCATGGGCGACGTGCTCGCCTACCGGATGCGGCAGCGCCCCGTGCGCACCGCGGCGGGCGTCTCCACCATCGTCGTCTCGATCTTCTACCTGCTGGCCCAGATGGCGGGCGCCGGCGCCCTGGTCACGCTGCTGCTCGGGATCACCAGCGAGGCCGGCAAGATGCTCGTCGTCGTCCTCGTCGGCATCGTGATGATCCTGTACGTCTCCATCGGCGGCATGAAGGGCACCACCTGGGTGCAGATGGTCAAGGCCGTCCTGCTGATCGCGGGCACCCTGCTCATCACGTTCCTGGTCATGCTGAAGTTCAACTTCAACATCTCCGAGCTGCTCGGCAGGGCCGCCGAGGAGAGCGGCAAGGGCGCGGCGTTCCTGGAGCCGGGCCTGAAGTACGGCGCCACCGCCACCTCGAAGATCGACTTCATCTCGCTGGGCATCGCGCTGGTCCTGGGCACCGCGGGCCTGCCGCACATCCTCATCCGCTTCTACACCGTGCCCACGGCCAAGGCCGCCCGTAAGTCCGTGAACTGGGCCATCGGCATCATCGGCGTCTTCTACCTGATGACCATCGCGCTCGGCTTCGGCGCCGCGGCCCTGGTCGGGCCCAAGACGATCACCGAGTCCAACCCGGCGGGCAACACGGCGGCCACCCTGCTCGCCCAGGAGATCGGCGGCGGCGCGGACTCCACCGGCGGCGCGATCCTGCTCGCCGTCATCTCGGCGGTCGCCTTCGCCACCATCCTCGCGGTGGTCGCCGGACTCACCCTGGCCTCCTCCTCGTCCTTCGCGCACGACCTGTACGTCAACGTGATCAAGAAGGGCAAGGCGTCGGAGAAGGAAGAGGTCCGGGCAGCCCGCTGGGCCACGGTCGGCATCGGCGCCGTCGCGATCGTCCTGGGCGTCTTCGCCCGCGGCCTGAACGTCGCGGGCCTGGTCGCCCTGGCCTTCGCGGTCGCCGCCTCCGCCAACCTGCCCACGATCCTCTACAGCCTCTTCTGGAAGCGGTTCACCACGAGCGGGGCCCTGTGGTCCATCTACGGCGGACTGATCTCCTCGGTCCTCCTGGTGCTCTTCTCGCCGGTCGTCTCCGGCAAGGAGACCTCGATGTTTCCCGGCGCCGACTTCGCCGTCTTCCCGCTGGAGAACCCGGGCCTGATCTCCATCCCGCTGGGCTTCCTGCTCGGCTGGCTCGGCTCCCTGCTCTCCAAGGAGGAGCCGGACGTGAAGAAGTACGCCGAACTGGAGGTCCGGTCCCTGACCGGCACCGGAGCGCACTGA
- a CDS encoding DUF485 domain-containing protein codes for MSTAAQPPAEPGPRKDHEAPHDAPHEAPPFTEVQSGAEFTELRRSYRSFAFPLTVAFVLWYLLYVLLSNYAGGFMGTKVVGNVNVAFVFGIAQFVTTFLIAWWYSRHAAAKLDPKAEAIRARLENGTARGEGDA; via the coding sequence GTGAGCACCGCCGCCCAGCCGCCCGCCGAACCCGGGCCGCGCAAGGACCACGAGGCGCCGCACGACGCGCCGCACGAGGCGCCGCCCTTCACCGAAGTGCAGTCCGGCGCGGAGTTCACCGAACTGCGCCGCTCCTACCGTTCGTTCGCCTTCCCGCTGACCGTCGCCTTCGTCCTCTGGTACCTGCTGTACGTGCTGCTCAGCAACTACGCGGGCGGCTTCATGGGCACCAAGGTCGTCGGCAACGTCAACGTCGCGTTCGTCTTCGGCATCGCCCAGTTCGTGACGACCTTCCTCATCGCCTGGTGGTACTCCCGGCACGCCGCCGCGAAGCTCGACCCCAAGGCCGAGGCGATCAGGGCCCGACTGGAGAACGGCACCGCGCGCGGGGAGGGTGACGCATGA
- a CDS encoding lysoplasmalogenase: MTRGTAARALLAAFGVLAAVHLGALLAGAGTVEVVTKPALMPVLAAYVLARGGPVLLAAALLFGCGGDTLLQAGGDTAFLVGMASFAAGHVCYLVLFVRRGAAPEWGRRWPQAAVAAGYAVAWLGTVALLWPDLTADLRGPVAGYSLLLTAMAYGALRAGPRALLGGLLFLGSDTLIASGIAHWPQPPAPQFCIMLGYLAAQWLLADGVLRTVRPAAAAQ; encoded by the coding sequence ATGACCCGTGGGACGGCCGCACGTGCTCTCCTCGCCGCCTTCGGAGTGCTCGCAGCGGTCCACCTCGGCGCCCTGCTCGCCGGGGCCGGCACGGTGGAGGTGGTGACCAAGCCGGCCCTGATGCCGGTCCTCGCCGCATACGTGCTCGCCCGCGGCGGCCCCGTACTGCTCGCCGCCGCGCTGCTCTTCGGGTGCGGCGGCGACACGCTCCTCCAGGCGGGCGGCGACACCGCCTTCCTGGTGGGGATGGCGTCCTTCGCGGCCGGGCACGTCTGCTACCTGGTGCTGTTCGTACGGCGGGGCGCCGCACCGGAATGGGGCCGCAGGTGGCCGCAGGCCGCGGTGGCCGCCGGGTACGCCGTGGCCTGGCTCGGCACCGTGGCCCTGCTGTGGCCGGACCTGACGGCCGATCTGCGCGGCCCGGTCGCCGGGTACAGCCTGCTGCTCACCGCGATGGCGTACGGGGCGCTGCGGGCCGGACCGCGGGCCCTCCTCGGCGGCCTGCTCTTCCTGGGTTCCGACACCCTGATCGCGAGCGGGATCGCGCACTGGCCGCAGCCGCCGGCCCCGCAGTTCTGCATCATGCTCGGCTACCTCGCGGCCCAGTGGCTGCTGGCCGACGGGGTGCTGCGGACGGTGCGCCCGGCTGCCGCCGCACAGTAG
- a CDS encoding sterol desaturase family protein codes for MPHLPDVVLWSIPAFVLLTVLEMVSYRLHPDEEAAGYETKDAATSIGMGLGSLVFDALWKIPIVAIYAAVYELTPLRIPVLWWTLPLMLLAQDFFYYWSHRGHHVIRILWACHVVHHSSRKFNLTTALRQPWTSWTVWPFYVPMIALGVHPAAVAFCSSANLVYQFWVHTERVGKLPRPFEYVFNTPSHHRVHHASQGGYLDRNFGGILIVWDRLFGSFVAETERPVFGLTKNIDTFNPLRVATHEYAAIARDVRAARSWRERAGRVFRGPGWQPAGNGDDAAPRVPGPGAETSAA; via the coding sequence ATGCCGCACCTGCCCGATGTCGTGTTGTGGTCCATACCGGCCTTCGTCCTGCTCACCGTCCTGGAGATGGTGAGCTACCGGCTGCATCCGGACGAAGAAGCCGCCGGATACGAGACCAAGGACGCCGCCACCAGCATCGGCATGGGGCTCGGCAGCCTGGTCTTCGACGCGCTGTGGAAGATCCCGATCGTGGCGATCTACGCCGCCGTCTACGAGCTGACGCCGCTGCGCATACCCGTGCTGTGGTGGACGCTGCCCCTGATGCTGCTCGCGCAGGACTTCTTCTACTACTGGTCGCACCGCGGCCACCACGTCATCCGCATCCTGTGGGCCTGCCACGTGGTGCACCACTCCAGCCGGAAGTTCAACCTCACCACCGCGCTCCGCCAGCCCTGGACCAGCTGGACGGTCTGGCCGTTCTACGTACCGATGATCGCGCTCGGCGTGCACCCGGCGGCGGTCGCCTTCTGCTCCTCGGCGAACCTCGTGTACCAGTTCTGGGTGCACACCGAGCGGGTCGGCAAGCTGCCGCGCCCGTTCGAGTACGTGTTCAACACGCCCTCGCACCACCGCGTCCACCACGCCTCCCAGGGCGGCTACCTGGACCGCAACTTCGGGGGCATCCTCATCGTCTGGGACCGGCTGTTCGGCTCGTTCGTCGCGGAGACGGAACGGCCCGTCTTCGGGCTCACGAAGAACATCGACACCTTCAACCCGCTGCGCGTCGCCACGCACGAGTACGCGGCCATCGCCCGGGACGTACGGGCAGCGCGCAGCTGGCGGGAGCGCGCCGGACGCGTCTTCCGGGGGCCGGGGTGGCAGCCCGCAGGGAACGGCGACGACGCCGCGCCCCGGGTGCCGGGCCCCGGCGCCGAGACGTCCGCCGCATGA
- a CDS encoding amidohydrolase family protein has protein sequence MTDPTDPYLIISAACHAGLPTERYRPYLEAAHHRAFDDWLGQRGARRAGAVRRGTRNETSVMKWYEDNEEGLRGGWDATQRVKELDGDGVAAEVVFPDADTVDGGTAPPFGAGLDASAAQDPEAAVAGARAYNRWLAEFCATDAERHCGVAVLPVTAEVDAVVAEIHRARESGLGALLIPAGWDDAAPYHDRRYDPVWAAAAETAMPLLTHAGAVPRPEYGGHLGIQLSEAAWWPARPLWFLLWSGAFERHPGLRFGVAGAGCWWLPDLLWHMDRLYLGAHGGRPLSPFAALKRSPHEYLDRQIFVCATAPTRHELARRYEIGVDNVLWGSGFPHPEGTWPHTGEWLRRAFHDVPVGETRRLLGESAAEAFGFDKSALVPVARRIGPVPDDLGQPRNQAPVEASWRRARETGRHWLTGFDFPFVGVGE, from the coding sequence ATGACGGACCCGACCGACCCGTACCTCATCATCTCCGCCGCCTGCCACGCCGGGCTGCCCACCGAGCGGTACCGGCCCTATCTGGAGGCCGCGCACCACCGCGCCTTCGACGACTGGCTCGGGCAGCGGGGCGCCCGGCGCGCCGGCGCGGTCCGGCGCGGCACACGGAACGAGACGTCCGTCATGAAGTGGTACGAGGACAACGAGGAGGGGCTGCGGGGCGGCTGGGACGCCACACAGCGCGTCAAGGAGCTGGACGGTGACGGGGTGGCCGCCGAGGTCGTGTTCCCCGACGCGGACACCGTGGACGGCGGCACGGCGCCGCCCTTCGGTGCGGGGCTGGACGCGTCCGCCGCGCAGGACCCGGAGGCGGCCGTGGCGGGCGCCCGGGCGTACAACCGGTGGCTGGCGGAGTTCTGCGCCACCGACGCCGAGCGGCACTGCGGCGTCGCCGTCCTCCCGGTCACCGCCGAAGTGGACGCGGTCGTCGCGGAGATCCACCGGGCCAGGGAGTCGGGCCTCGGTGCGCTGCTGATCCCCGCCGGCTGGGACGACGCGGCGCCTTACCACGACCGCCGGTACGACCCGGTGTGGGCGGCCGCCGCCGAGACCGCCATGCCCCTCCTCACGCACGCGGGCGCCGTGCCCCGCCCCGAGTACGGCGGCCACCTCGGCATCCAGCTCTCCGAGGCCGCGTGGTGGCCGGCCCGGCCGCTGTGGTTCCTGCTGTGGTCCGGTGCCTTCGAGCGCCATCCCGGGCTGCGCTTCGGGGTCGCCGGGGCCGGCTGCTGGTGGCTGCCGGACCTGCTGTGGCACATGGACCGGCTGTACCTGGGCGCGCACGGCGGCAGGCCACTCTCGCCGTTCGCCGCGCTGAAGCGGTCCCCGCACGAGTACCTGGACCGCCAGATCTTCGTCTGCGCCACCGCCCCCACCCGGCACGAGCTCGCGCGGCGCTACGAGATCGGCGTGGACAACGTCCTCTGGGGCTCCGGTTTCCCGCACCCCGAGGGCACCTGGCCGCACACGGGGGAATGGCTGCGCAGGGCCTTCCACGACGTCCCGGTGGGGGAGACCCGCCGGCTGCTGGGCGAGTCGGCGGCCGAGGCCTTCGGCTTCGACAAGTCCGCGCTCGTACCGGTCGCGCGCCGCATCGGGCCGGTGCCGGACGACCTGGGGCAGCCGCGCAACCAGGCGCCGGTGGAGGCGTCCTGGCGGCGGGCCCGGGAGACCGGGCGGCACTGGCTGACGGGCTTCGACTTCCCGTTCGTCGGCGTCGGTGAGTGA
- a CDS encoding DEDDh family exonuclease, producing the protein MLEDRTAADRPLSPEIVRQPAPQEEQADWPTAYPEGYAVVDVETTGLARDDRIISAAVYQLDARGEVQDRWYTLVNPERDPGPVWIHGLTSEVLESAPLFPEIVPELSRRLAGRVLVAHNAMFDWSMIAREYARAKAQAPVRQRLCTIALSKELKLPLPNHKLESLAAHYGVVQQQAHHALDDARVLAEAFRPSLRLAAEENLRLPLLACQPLTEWTDAPRPPAQRSGYGYRPTTWRPSRKRPACPYPNPGRYEPGGRLMQGMRVAFSGDTSVDRELLEDRATEAGLHVATSVSRLTSLLVTNDPDSPTSKTAKARSFGTPVIDEAAFMQLLQDVLPAE; encoded by the coding sequence ATGCTCGAAGACCGCACGGCAGCCGACCGCCCGCTCTCCCCGGAGATCGTGCGGCAGCCGGCCCCGCAGGAGGAACAGGCCGACTGGCCCACCGCGTATCCCGAGGGGTACGCGGTGGTCGACGTGGAGACCACCGGCCTGGCCCGCGACGACCGGATCATCTCAGCCGCCGTGTATCAACTGGACGCCCGCGGCGAGGTCCAGGACCGCTGGTACACCCTCGTCAATCCCGAGCGCGACCCCGGCCCGGTGTGGATCCACGGGCTCACGAGCGAGGTGCTGGAGAGCGCCCCGCTCTTCCCGGAGATCGTCCCCGAGCTGTCCCGGCGCCTGGCGGGCCGCGTCCTCGTCGCGCACAACGCGATGTTCGACTGGTCGATGATCGCCCGCGAGTACGCCCGCGCGAAGGCCCAGGCACCCGTCCGCCAGCGACTGTGCACGATCGCGCTCTCCAAGGAGCTGAAGCTCCCCCTCCCCAACCACAAGCTGGAGTCCCTGGCGGCGCACTACGGCGTCGTGCAGCAGCAGGCGCACCACGCACTGGACGACGCCCGCGTCCTCGCCGAGGCGTTCCGGCCGAGCCTCCGGCTGGCCGCCGAGGAGAACCTCCGGCTGCCGCTGCTGGCCTGCCAGCCGCTGACCGAGTGGACCGACGCGCCGCGTCCGCCCGCGCAGCGCTCCGGGTACGGCTACCGCCCGACGACCTGGCGCCCCTCCCGCAAGCGCCCGGCCTGCCCGTATCCGAACCCCGGGCGGTACGAGCCCGGCGGCCGGCTGATGCAGGGCATGCGGGTCGCCTTCTCGGGGGACACCTCCGTGGACCGCGAGCTGCTGGAGGACCGCGCGACCGAGGCCGGACTGCACGTCGCGACCAGCGTCTCCCGGCTGACCAGCCTGCTGGTCACCAACGACCCGGACTCCCCCACGTCCAAGACCGCCAAGGCCCGCTCCTTCGGCACCCCCGTGATCGACGAGGCCGCCTTCATGCAACTCCTCCAGGACGTGCTTCCCGCAGAGTGA
- a CDS encoding SURF1 family cytochrome oxidase biogenesis protein, which translates to MYRFLLSRQWVILTLLGLVLIPVMVKLGYWQLHRHEHKVAQNAQIAKALHAKPVPVTDLAKPGRDLPEADRWHPVKATGRYDTEGEVVVRNRTAADEQTIGYYVLTPLRLTGGGTVLVNRGWIAPSGGALTTFPDVPPAPKGTVTVTGRAIPDETTAKSGIKDTKGLPDRQVMLINSKQAAERLHRPVLGGYIEQTAPEPKSGKPELVPEPDHDSIGPHMAYAVQWWLFAAAVPVGWVVLVRRERRDRAAAATADDAAAPAEPERPQETAGAAAKD; encoded by the coding sequence GTGTACCGCTTCCTGTTGTCCCGGCAGTGGGTGATCCTCACCCTCCTGGGCCTCGTCCTGATCCCCGTCATGGTCAAGCTGGGCTACTGGCAGCTGCACCGCCATGAGCACAAGGTCGCGCAGAACGCCCAGATCGCCAAGGCGCTGCACGCGAAGCCGGTGCCGGTCACGGACCTCGCGAAGCCGGGGCGCGACCTGCCGGAGGCGGACCGCTGGCACCCGGTGAAGGCCACGGGCCGGTACGACACCGAGGGCGAGGTCGTGGTGCGCAACCGCACCGCCGCCGACGAGCAGACCATCGGCTACTACGTCCTCACCCCGCTGCGGCTGACCGGCGGCGGCACCGTCCTGGTCAACCGCGGCTGGATCGCGCCCAGCGGCGGCGCGCTCACCACCTTCCCCGACGTGCCGCCGGCGCCGAAGGGAACGGTCACCGTCACCGGACGGGCGATCCCCGACGAGACCACCGCCAAGAGCGGGATCAAGGACACCAAGGGCCTCCCCGACCGCCAGGTCATGCTGATCAACAGCAAGCAGGCGGCCGAGCGGCTGCACCGTCCGGTGCTCGGCGGCTACATCGAGCAGACCGCGCCCGAGCCCAAGAGCGGCAAGCCCGAGCTGGTCCCCGAGCCGGACCACGACAGCATCGGCCCGCACATGGCGTACGCCGTCCAGTGGTGGCTCTTCGCCGCCGCCGTACCGGTCGGCTGGGTGGTCCTCGTACGCCGTGAGCGCCGGGACCGCGCCGCTGCCGCCACCGCCGACGACGCCGCCGCACCGGCCGAACCGGAGCGGCCGCAGGAGACGGCCGGGGCCGCGGCCAAGGACTGA